TTATCATATTGCCTAGGTTGAGGAGGAAATTCTTGTAGTTATGACAAAACTTTATGCTTTGTTTGTTTGTAGGGATTTGGGAGAAATGATTTgagagagatgatttgaatggatttgagtaaTTAGaggataattttattttatttttagtggatgtgtgggtaattgagagtggatttagaagtaaagtttgtgagaatttgTGTAAGATGTAATTGatgtgacaaatttaaaaaaattgtttaattaaaagaaattaaagattatcaaaatatccctagtttttaaaataatataaaataataattgttaatgttatatttaattgtgaaaatatttataaagaataaaaaattaaaaaaattaaaaaaattattaaaatttaaattataatttaataaaataaatttatttttaaatatagtgtttgtttgtaatataatatatttatatttattttacacttattataagaataaaatagttattaaatgaattttactGGGATTCGAGATTtctttacagaaaaaaaaaatcagtatgTTCTCTCTTTTCCAAATTCTTCACCGTTCACACAAGCTTTTCACACCTTTTTCATTTCACATGGAAATTGGTTCctgttaaagataaaatttgaatttaaattattgttgcaCTTAGTTaggaataagttttaaatatttaaagtttgttttttgtttttaagttgtttCCTACTTTTAAGTATAAGTTGTTGCTTATGTTTATATAAATGTACCTCACTTGAGAAGGAAAATACGAATGAAAGTATCGTATTTTATTTCGTGTGAATtgtttaacatggtatcagggcaggttttctgatcctttactactttgtctttgttgtctATCGGTGGCCGACCGCCATGGTCACCGGCAACCCCTAAAAATCTCTTCTTTAACCTGTGTGTTTAATTTTGGGAACACCTGTATTCACTTTAGTACGGTTTTCAATCCTTAAATTCTCAATTTAGCCATGGATAATGCTTTCACCTCCTCACCATTTACCACCTCTTCTCCGTCCTCCAATATTATCATTCAGCAAGACAATTCTTCCTTTCCTATCACTATTATTCTTGATGACTCTAACTACCCTCTTTGGTCCCAGCTAATGGACATGCGTATTGGAGCTCGAAACAAATTAGGGTATCTCACTGGCACAATGACGAAACCCTCCATTAATGACCCAACCTATGATAACTCGGTCACTGAAAATAAACGGGTGAAAAGCTGGCTTATTGACTCCATGAGCCCCCCGTTGATGCAGCGGTTTATCCGCGTTGAATCTGCCATCAAATTTGGGATGCAGCTCTCCTCTCTGTATCGGACTCTCTCCTCTCTGTATCGGATTCTCTCCTCTATGTATCAGACTCTCCCCTCTCCTCAAACTAATGTTGTGTATGAAGGTATCCTAGGATGTCCCATGGTGATTCTTGGCTATGGTGTTAGACGTGGAAGAGTGTTTGCCGAAGTCATTAACACGTTGGACATGAGTGATATTCATGAGCCAATGTGAGAGGGAGTGTTGaagataaaatttgaatttaaattattgttgcaCTTAGTTaggaataagttttaaataaaaagtttgttttttgtttttaagttgtttcctatttttaagtATAAGTTCTTGCTTATGCTTATATAAATGTACCTCATTTGAGaaggaaaatatgaatgaaagtATCGTATTTTATTTCCTGTGAATTGTTTAACCGTTCCCCTTTCTTGTTCCTTCTTGATACAACCAATATGGACCCTAATTCCACCTTCGTTCCCAAACCCAAAGAAGCACTCCCAATGCGACTTAAACTGCACCGCATTCAACGACCTCCTCAATTCCCTTCTCCACTTCGACCACCACAACAAACATAAACCAATCAGGTATTCTAACCAATTCCAACAACCTAAATCAATCCAATTCCAACTCGATTTCGACTCCTCTCCCATCAAAAGACCTCATTGTGTTGCCCTAAAAGATGTCGACACTACTACCTCTTCCACTGCACCACCACAGCAGCGCCGCCTCTGGGTCAAGGACCGTTCCAAGGACTGGTGGGAGTGCCGCAACCGACTGGACTTCCCAGAGAACGAATTATGTCGCTGCTTCTGAATTAGCAAGGCCACCTTTGACACTATCTACCAGAATATCGACTCTGCCGTCACCAAAAAAACCACCTATGTAATCAAATACCCGAATACATATGTGAGAGGAATATGAGAGAAAAACGAATAGAGGTGTGGGGAATCGAATATAATCATTCGATGCACTTCTTCTCTCTAATGTAACCATATACATGCACAGGTTTATTTCTTCTATCAACAGGGGCATATACCACTTTTCGGTATAAATCATCACAAATTTTAGCAAAATTGTGAGATGATAAAAATAGTACAATCTCACAAATCCttacttttcttcatttttattttttcgcAAATCAGCACAAACAACGTTAAAATATCTTGAATTgaaaatactaataaattttcttacctAATACATTTCAGGTTTTTGgagaaaattttaatcttaaacaTTTCAATCATTCACTTTAGATAAAAAGTCATACTATATGTTGTATATTTatcacatatataattattcatttaacatataatttattgtgtTAGGTACATAGATAAATTGAGTTTAGAgcaagtaaaatttaaaatatatggatTTGTTTAACCTCCATTTATGTATAAACATGGAAATACAAATATCGAGATCCAATAATATTTGTAAACATGGATGAGTGACTCCCAAAAATATTTACCCAATCCATACATTAAAGgattaatttaaatgattatgtattttttaaaatcatgttaGTTACTCAACCAATTACTTGTCATTTATTGTATGTCTAGTTGACAATTGATTGCACATATACTTAGGAATTATaataaggataataatatttagacaacatttttttgacaacatttgaacattggttacatgtcaatctgtgattggtcaaaaattattccacaataatgtttatgattattattattgattgacataaacattattgtagaataatttttgaccaatcacatattgacacgtaaccaatgttcaaatgttgtcaaaaaaatgttgtctaaatatcattatccttataatAATGTGTTTCTCTTTGCTTCAAAGAAAACCCAACtaggaatgaaaattttattacaaaggTATAAGACAACTATGAATAACTTATATCTTCACTTTAATTAGAGTTGTGGCtaacaaaaatgtttttagtggaaaaagaaaaacaaggtcACTACAATTCATATATCCTAAAGTTAGATGTCTTTTAATATATTggaataatcattttatatacaAGTTGCATCAAATTAATTTGCTTAACTACTTTAtcattttaatgtaataaacaagttgatttatttgaatgtggctactaaattatatattagatGAGAGTCATCATTTTTATGGGTATTAGTGATACCTAGACAGAGGTAACACctttttaacataaattgaagtatatttaatttctacaattGCTTCATAATAATGTAAGTTAAATGTTTTAGGTCTTTAATAACCAATCTCCACTATTGCATCATGACATCATCTAAATAAGATAACAGTGAACAACTTTTCTCAGTTAGCATATATAAAGCAGtatggtttttttttaatcttctttATAGGCTATaatagccttttttttttttattgaaatagttTAATGTTGCAatgtattgaatttatttaatttttgtatttcacgTTTTGGTTTGAAGCCAAAACCAactgtattttaaaaaaatgccTAGATTTTATCTGGGACAGTGCATGGTTCGACGCAATTTTTTTATGCACTTATTTATGTCACTTACATCTAAATTCGACgtaaatataaagtttttacGTCCAAGTTATTGTCTGAAGTAAATTTATATCACACATGCATCCATATTAGAGTATTAcctgacataaaaaaaaagaagctaaaAGTATCCAACAAAAGCGTATTATATGATAATGTGAAAACATATATGATTAGAAAATTTTACCACCTATTCTTCATGTCATGAAGATATTTTGAGATAAGAAATCCTTATGTAGACGATGTATTTGTTGGAAAATGAGTAGGTTTCGTTTTAACttcaagagggggtgaattagcgtgttttcaaaattatagtctttttgcaatctttaattaaagtagaaaattttacaaactttcttgaattgcaagttaTAGAAATTTGTTTGCAGCAGAAAAGTAAAGTAGACTATGCaaataatggagtcgactgaaagtaaaagtgtagggatagagaattcaaacgcaagtttttatactggttcagcctcaatgcctacatctagtgtccttcctaTACCAGAAAACAATTGCACTATAacggtcaaggtttttacagcaaggaatttataaaagacCTCCGCGTCAAagatataaatctcctctctaaccctctaaccaaaatatagccaaaacacacagcaagacttgcagtaagatgtcccctctcctgcaatttgcaacccactttgaacaatccttaaagtgtaccagactccacgagtccaaccctgtaatcacaacaagtCCAGCAATAACAACGatcaccacggatgccaaaCAAGTTCTTGGTCAACCTAGAAAACACTTCAATGTGCATATAATGATCAAACTATGCGTGCAGCACAAATCTCCTctagaaactcttcaaagatagatcaccacggtcttcttgatgagttcttggagcttctgaacTTCAAAGAATCAatttgaaacagaatatgaaattgttagatttccaaaagttctttgaATCAACTCAGATTtgtcaatttatagatttctataaatctgACGTTCCTGTAGttgaatatgctactaattcagtcgactgagTTATGATAATTATAACAGATCAATCAATGCAGTAACATTTtagtcaaattaattaattccacattcaatacagttgactctcattcaatgcttaactaacttttaaaaatatagtcattattGTGCACTACCACAAGacaacactttgaaattcttttcaatacaaaatctcacatagcactgtttctGTAAATCTGTGCATAGACTTTACCTTCATTCGACTTTtcccataatgaagtcgacttacagcTTGCAGTTTATGACACgtaatgtaagttcataaaagtgcatatggtttttatctttcaaaacatgtgtaatgcaaccagatatgatgtaacatatacaagctcagtaaatatgcattcacacatcattatacacacaaaaacatgttcaacaagatatcaaacaataagcaacagaacatgtaatacaataacaatacatgtgttattaaaaatgtgttgtcatcatcaaaaactagattgatacaGATAGTGTGTTGGCAACAATCTCAGTAGTATTAACTTTCTTGAGTTGTTTGTTTAAAACTATAAGATTGCATATCTAAAAAGTGGTGGTGAATGTTGTAtgcttaaaattaatataattatgaaaataatgaaaaaaagggGTTGATGGTGATATGGATCAAACATCAATGTGATGTGAGACAATGTCTCATAGGACACTATAGGCTTATGTGAACTTAGATTGAACATCAAGGTGATGTGAGATATCATCAATGGGGCACAATAGGTTTGGGTGTGTGACTACAAAGGAATggatatttcattttaattatgcaattattgaatttgatgttgGTATTAGGTACCAATCAAGTTAATAACTATTTGAAGGCTCGTGCATTAAAAGTATGATAAAACTTGATGATTGATTTATGATTGCTATGAGTGTGAAATTtggtttaaataataatatactaaaGGGATTTTCATTGGTTACGAGTCTTAAAAGTGTATGATGTATTGAGTTGTGAGAGCCTCATGGGTAGAGGAAAACATGTAGTTGGCTTAATGACTCCAACAAACGTGGAACATCGCCATGATTTGTTAAGGTCCAACCCACGCACTAGGTCAAGACTAACACTTCGTTAACATACAAATAATAAGATGGAAAGTCCAAATATCATTTCTTAAGGGATTTGTGTATGTTTAGTTAGTGTGAATTCTTACTAGTTTGACTACAAACTCACATACATTGGTTATACAAATTTGAAGAGGTGTTataattctaaatatatatgattCAAAGAcaccaaattaaatttattgtacTTGATCACGATACAAATTTACCAAAATTGGATTTTATGAATTCAACTTAATGCAATTATTCTAAGTTAATGCAAAAATATTAATCCTTTAGTTTTATTTACACAAGcttttgaatgaattttaagtgtttaaaatgatcaaaagatataaaattttttcTAGAATCACATCTTTAAGTTGTGGAATCTTGAAATCAAGTTCTAGAAACACTTTCCATTGTTTAgatacaacaaaaatttataaataatcaacCATGCAACATGAAACACTAGGAGAGTTATGTAAAGTGTTTCTATTGTAAaggaaaatcatataaaaatgaGATTCATTACTTTCACCGACAATAAAAAGGAGAATTAGCTACTTTTACACAagcataaaaaattaacaaagagaCTATTAAGATTGAAATGAAAAGTGATCTTAGATATCTTTCTTTAATAACAACTCTATAAAATGGTCTCTAGTTTGGCCTCTAAAAAAAACCTACTTTccatatttagattttattttatttttatattaaataggATAATTACTCAACAAGccataaaatcttttaaataatgttaaattccTTCACTTATTATGTAATGTGTATTTCTCACGAGCATAAATATCTTCttgaaattctaaaataattttttttctttaatatcaaactttcacgttttttaaaagtttataaaaatgataataacttttgtttaaaaaaattcttaaatcataaatttagtttaaaataaaaaaaaatcataatataaaaacctataaaaagatttaattaccaggataaaacaatttattattatatttttaatagttaataGTCACTCAGCAAGAGATTATTTATGTCATATAagtacttaaaataattaattatttcaggttgaaatttagaaatatagtTTCCTTAAAGGTTagagagattttatttttcttataatgatCCGAGTTCAATATAGTACAGACATAATGAGATATGTTGGtggtcttaaaaaaaatctatctttTTTAATGAGATAATAATGGTAATTAGGCTAAGAGAGAGGGAGAATTGTTTCATTGTGATTCATTGCAAGAACGGCTCTGATAGCCCTTTGGTGCAGCGAGCGGCGTAGGAATATCACAGACAACCCACTCATCCTCTACCTCATCACACCGTTCATCACCACCACAAACACAACAACATACGTACCATACCAGGTGAAGGTGAGGTTGTTCTTCTTctaccttcttcttcctcactaaccattttctctttcctctaaaccccatttctctctctcactaGATCCAACCGCAAGCACCGCACCGAACCGAGCTGACGACAACACAATGATCCAACCCTAATTCTACCGTCTCTTACCTCCAAGGTCTTCTATCTTCTtttcaattcttcttcttctttattcttccgttttccctcttttcttccttcaatctgtttttcttttttcttttttgattatTTGTATCAAAAAAATCATCCGTCTTTTTTTCGTAAACTTGTAGTTGCGTAACCCTAATCTGCAATACTTAAACGCAGcttccttcattttcatttcgATTCACCATGTGTTCGCCTTACAATTGTGGTCAACCCTCTGTATTGGATCTGGGGTCCTTCATGTTTGCGATGAAGCTAGGGTTTGCACCCAATTTTGTCTCAAGATTGGGGGATTTTCTCTTCTGATTGTTAATTTCGACACCCTACTTCCCCTCTTACCTGGGATTCTTGGATTTGTGTTGGACTCGAGGTTTTTGGTGGAAAAGTTTTCGCTTTCCTTTTCTTCGTTGTTTCCCTTTTCCTGCAATTGAAATTTGCAATAAAGGAAACATCTTTCCAGCTTGGTGATTGAAACTGCGATGGAGGAAGAGTCCTCCGATGCAATGAACCTTGATTTGAATCTGGGTCCGGGCCCAGAGCCTGAAACTGGCCCCATGAGCAATGAAGCTGTGAACTTGGATGAGTGGATAGGAGAGCCTCTTCAGAGAATCAGCGAAGCTGTGAGGTTTAGGGCACGACAACGGTGGCGATGGCGGCATCTTCCGCTACCGCATCCTGAACTTCATGTCCACATCCCACCTGAAGCTGCGCGGCATTTTCATATACCTCCTGAGGCTCACAATATCTCCATGGAATTGAACCAGTTTCTGGTCAATTCTGGAAATGGAACTGCCTTACAGGCTGGAGAAGGCAGTGTGGCGGCCGAAGAGAGAGTGGAGGAGGTGCCGAAGGCGTGTGAGAATGTGAATGGTGTTGCAGAGGACGAGGCTTCGCAGAAGAAGGATGATGTTGAAAAGGGTAGTGGCACTGATGGGGACTTTTTTGATTGTAACATCTGTTTGGACCTCTCTAGGGATCCTGTTGTGACTTGTTGTGGCCATTTGTTTTGTTGGCCTTGCCTGTATAGGTGGTTGCATCTGCATTCAGATGCGAGAGAGTGTCCAGTTTGCAAGGGAGAGGTGACTCTCAAAGGTGTTACCCCAATATATGGCCGAGGGAACAATGTCCGAGGTCACGATGAGGATTCTGCTCTTAAGATCCCTCCCAGGCCCCAAGCAAGGAGGGTTGAGAGTCTGAGACAAACCATTCAGAGAAATGCATTTACAGTCCCTGTGGAAGAGATGATTCGGCGTATCGGGAGTAGAATTGATCTTACTCGTGATTTTGTTCACCCACATGAAGGGGAGGGTGCCCGTGAAACTGCAGAGAGAACTACTTCCTTGCTAAGTAGGTTCTTGACTGCTCGAGGGATTCGGAGAGAGCAAAATTTAGGGCCACTCCCAGAGGATGTGATGGCTTTTGCTCAGAATaatgctaataataataataatactgcTGAGCCAGGGGATAACCGAAACAGGGTGCAACAATCCCATATGCTTCGAAGAACACAATCACACAGAGCAACGCTTTCTACTCTTTCAGCACTCACTTCTGCTGAAAGGTTACTGGAGGCTTATTTCCGTAGCAGTGCAATTGCTAGGAACCAAGAACAACCTTCACCTCCAGTTGATGACAGGGATTCTTTTTCAAGCATTGGCGCTGTTATAAATTCAGAGAGTCAAGTGGACACTGCTGTGGAGATTGATTCCATGGTATCCTTGTCAACATCCTCTTCTAGGAGGAGGAATGATGCTTCAAGATTGTCTGATGTGGATAGTGGAGATTCTCGTGCTCCAAGACGCAGACGTTTGAACTGATAAAAAACTCTTATAGATCTTCAACTTATTACTATTCTATCATGTACCtcatatgataataattttccAACACCTATGTAAGTGCTTCTTGCTTTCGCGTTGCCTTATATTTATGAAGTTTTCACCGTTTACAATTTTGGTAGATTCACGATGGTTTCAGATTACTGTCATTCGCGGTTTAAGAATTTCTTTTAAGCATTGAGCCGTTTCTAGAGTCTGCTGCATCCAGGAACTAAATTTTCCTATAGAATAACCAAGGTACTAAGCTACTCCATTCGGAAGAGTTTATATGgagtttatttttcttcaagaagAGGGCTATATGAtttgttaaaaagtttttttttttttttctcaaaaatctTATTTCAACAAGATTCATAATGAAGATCATAAAAACAAAGtcctttgttttttattttgttcaagtAGGAGTTCAGCATGCAAGGAGCTTATCAAATAAGTAGTTTAGCCAACCTAATATTTAGCCAAAATGCATTGCTTTATCTGAATTATCCCTTGATGTAGGATAGATTGCATAATCTGATCCCTCATTATCGCACGAGCTTCTGTTTACTTTTACTGTGGTTGAATTGTTCTGACCTTCTTGCCCATAATGGTAAGTGGgtatgttttaaaaagaaaaaaagttgtaattcaGCCTTCATAAAAAATCTCTCCACTAGATCATATTTAAGCCTGATTTTAGGACCAGAACATCACGGTACTGTCTTTGATGATATTGTTTTGATTGGACTGATCTATAACTATGTTTGNTATCTATCTTCAGATTCAGTCACCTTTGTTTTAGGGCAAAACNAGTTATAATGCTTACGTTTATTCTAAAATGGTTGTGGAATCCTTATGTGTATCACTTTGTCTCATCGCATTTTCTAGGCTGCACGTAATCTAATAAAAATTGGTCTTGGTTGAATTGGAttgtaaattttgattttttttaaaacttgtaaTGTCAAAACATACacttttttttgttagattttttatgataagtttttaaaaaacagacaatattatttaaaattaaataatttagtactttaaaaaatacatattttgNATAAACAAAATtggataataaatatatttatagattggATTTCACAACTCAATTTTCCAGCTCAATCATGACCTATTAGTTTCATACACTCACCATTACTGGCAGAATCTTAAATGAAATTCACCTTTTTCGTAGTTTAGCTGCCtggatttaattaataatttcgAAAATTTTACAATGTGTTTGATTTgagttgtaatattttattttatttttttcgtcAAAGATTCACACGTTCacttcattttgttttgttttgagatATTAGTACAACATATAATGAAAACTGGTACCAAATTGCTCTTTTCCCtattttgatataattgtttaacaatagtaattaaagaaaaacgtCAANTGAAANTAAATAACCATGTTCTTGAATGAAATGTTTACCTAATTCACTGTAGTTCATAAAGCATCCTTCATCGTAGATGTCTAAATTTGAGGTTGTAAGAATGCATGTCTCCTTGTACCAGATGTTGatcaagatattttattttgagacaTAGTTGGTCAGTGCCAATTGGTATCGCTGTTGATGATGCAGGTTGTGGTTCCTCGAAGTTTTTGTGGACCACTATTATTGttgtactatatatatatatatagatatagatatagtaAGCAATTAGGTAGGTATTTGTTTAGTGGTCCAAGTCCAAGAATACCTATTGTGCTGAAGCCTCTTGTGCTGCGTGAATCGCAGTTTGCACAGTCTTCTGGGTTACCTTTTGTGGTAAAGTTTATGCACATGGTTTCATAGAAGAATGACACGGTGGAAATGGGGTAAATATTCAATCGTTAAATTTATCTATCTTTAAATTCAtggttgatttttttatttatattcctttttGTTGAGTTGGTGATGAAAGGAATAGAAGTactagagagagagagagagtgattAACTGATTGATGATGATTGTGATCTTGATTTACCGTGTGTTCACTTGGAGTGATAGGAGGTGATTgagggagagtgattgagtggatttgaggataatattttttgttgtttatttgagtgaatttggaagtaaatgagaatgaattttgaagtaaatatttttaatttgtcatataaactaaatcttacaccaattctcacaaactttatttcaaaattgattctcgtttatctccaaattcactcaaataaacaacaaaaaaaattaccctcaaattcactcaatcactctcccccaatcaccttCAACcaccccaagtgaacacacccttaatgTTGTGTGTTGAATGCAGAAGAtggaggaagaaagagaaggaaacatgtgaggaagaagaaggtgtATGATTTGTTTGATATTCTTATTTAGATTAAAAAGGTTAGTTGATTTAGTGATCTTACAATCCTCTAAGGTTTTTAAGACTTTACATGTTTcatgagaaaagaaatatgtaattgtaaatatttatgaaaaaaatttatgacgaatattaaatacatatttttaatagacATTTCTGAGTGTTGaatataagtatttaattatgTGTTTGTTAATGGGACATACAAGTATATGTATTGTGATATTCGACTTGCATATGCTCGCTATCCactcataattattttatgttttttctcataaaaaattataagtgaattttattttagtatttaaaaaaaatgaagtgatcaatataaaactactagtgaaataaaagttattgaaaaattgtttaaaatttgattacatagatttgtattttttatttaagcctataaaattgaatttattttcagaaagattcattcttttaaatttatattttagtacaACTTATTCAAATTTGCATTTGTATTACTATTTCAGTAAGTAACctaatttaaattgtaatttaatttttttatttaattttatatttaaaatttttgattttGAGTAATTATATTCaaagttatataatatatatatatatatatatatatatatgtattatattatatgggTATTATTTCATGGAAATTCGGTAGGTAATGGGATAGATAACAGGACAAATTTTTTTTCGCAAGTCGAGTATTAGTAGTGTACTACACCATACTTGACCCAACATGTTGTCGTTCctatttatatttagattaatGCTTTAAACTTATTCAAATTTGCCTATGTCCTGATATGTTGTTCTAAGATACTTTTGTTAAAATCGCTgcaacggaattattagcgtggaacaaaccaagaggggggtggattggttatatacttttatcgtaccttttattatttttctcttaatttttcttgcTGAGCagataattaaatgtaaataaaaaagtaagggaaagagaaaaattgcacaggtgattttatcctgATTCAGATCACTCAGATCCTACGTCCAATCActtatctcaaacaagataaacctttttcactaacACAAAACAGttacaaatattaatcacaaagaaaaataatttgtaagagtttagaaatatcacctctcttgaaaccacaagagacgaacttacacctcctttgaatcttcacaaaggatgaccacctccttcgaatgcttcacgaaggatgattctcttccgGGCACTTCCTCGgacacaccaaggatgaacaagctattcctctgtcaccgcagtagcacttcagggctttgcagacaagagtttccttagcttcaacaatctcacagagttctcaaagagttcagaggtttttagcacaagggaagagattttttgaaataaacagtgagccaatttatagactcagCCCAATACCCTTCCATTCTTT
The sequence above is drawn from the Vigna radiata var. radiata cultivar VC1973A chromosome 3, Vradiata_ver6, whole genome shotgun sequence genome and encodes:
- the LOC106757875 gene encoding E3 ubiquitin-protein ligase RFWD3, which codes for MEEESSDAMNLDLNLGPGPEPETGPMSNEAVNLDEWIGEPLQRISEAVRFRARQRWRWRHLPLPHPELHVHIPPEAARHFHIPPEAHNISMELNQFLVNSGNGTALQAGEGSVAAEERVEEVPKACENVNGVAEDEASQKKDDVEKGSGTDGDFFDCNICLDLSRDPVVTCCGHLFCWPCLYRWLHLHSDARECPVCKGEVTLKGVTPIYGRGNNVRGHDEDSALKIPPRPQARRVESLRQTIQRNAFTVPVEEMIRRIGSRIDLTRDFVHPHEGEGARETAERTTSLLSRFLTARGIRREQNLGPLPEDVMAFAQNNANNNNNTAEPGDNRNRVQQSHMLRRTQSHRATLSTLSALTSAERLLEAYFRSSAIARNQEQPSPPVDDRDSFSSIGAVINSESQVDTAVEIDSMVSLSTSSSRRRNDASRLSDVDSGDSRAPRRRRLN